One genomic window of Ictalurus punctatus breed USDA103 unplaced genomic scaffold, Coco_2.0 Super-Scaffold_100068, whole genome shotgun sequence includes the following:
- the LOC128630842 gene encoding TBC1 domain family member 10A-like isoform X2 — protein sequence MMEWFMCAFSRTLPWASVLRVSENDILCGFGGVDVHAGTRDKLKACPGQYETMEVLRAIEPRYMQEGFLVLQVLELQVSAQDVEREQRTQLKRWKKKHGEPGPKLPQRMHSARAIIATKPHTHQDLRQKPTIMVQYPSVPEEKSEPNLRKKRGSLKKNQALIPNPYALPGESKPSQILDIQLLNQENLNLVLPNTPSHPPRLPTMQENQVEETSTSTERLVQRPRIPPSTRNWRNLSLCNIYPS from the exons ATGATGGAGTGGTTCATGTGCGCCTTCTCCAGAACTCTGCCCTGGGCCTCGGTCCTCCGAGT GAGTGAAAATGATATTCTGTGTGGGTTTGGTGGTGTTGACGTCCATGCTGGTACTCGGGATAAGCTCAAGGCCTGTCCGGGTCAGTATGAGACCATGGAGGTCCTCAGAGCGATTGAGCCTAGATACATGCAGGAGGGCTTCTTAGTGCTCCAG GTTCTGGAGTTGCAGGTATCGGCACAGGACGTGGAACGTGAGCAACGCACGCAACTGAAGCGCTGGAAGAAGAAGCACGGCGAGCCCGGCCCCAAACTCCCTCAGAGAATGCACAGTGCTCGCGCCATCATAGCCACCAAGCCTCATACACACCAAGACCTCCGCCAGAAACCCACCATTATGGTCCAGTACCCATCGGTCCCTGAGGAGAAGTCCGAGCCGAACCTcaggaagaagagagggagcCTGAAGAAAAACCAAGCCCTCATTCCGAACCCCTACGCGCTACCTGGCGAGTCTAAACCTAGTCAGATATTGGACATACAGCTTCTGAACCAGGAAAATCTCAATCTTGTACTTCCAAATACACCATCACATCCACCACGGCTCCCTACAATGCAGGAAAatcaggtcgaagagacgagcACTTCTACAGAGCGACTCGTGCAGCGTCCTCGAATTCCTCCATCGACAAGAAACTGGCGGAATCTATCCCTCTGCAACATCTATCCCTCCTAA
- the LOC128630842 gene encoding TBC1 domain family member 10A-like isoform X1 yields MMEWFMCAFSRTLPWASVLRVWDMFLCDGQTQTHTCPSFLSVLILSLILSLCRSENDILCGFGGVDVHAGTRDKLKACPGQYETMEVLRAIEPRYMQEGFLVLQVLELQVSAQDVEREQRTQLKRWKKKHGEPGPKLPQRMHSARAIIATKPHTHQDLRQKPTIMVQYPSVPEEKSEPNLRKKRGSLKKNQALIPNPYALPGESKPSQILDIQLLNQENLNLVLPNTPSHPPRLPTMQENQVEETSTSTERLVQRPRIPPSTRNWRNLSLCNIYPS; encoded by the exons ATGATGGAGTGGTTCATGTGCGCCTTCTCCAGAACTCTGCCCTGGGCCTCGGTCCTCCGAGTGTGGGACATGTTCCTGTGTGACggtcagacacaaacacacacttgtccttcttttctttctgtgttgattctctctctcattctttctttgtgtaGGAGTGAAAATGATATTCTGTGTGGGTTTGGTGGTGTTGACGTCCATGCTGGTACTCGGGATAAGCTCAAGGCCTGTCCGGGTCAGTATGAGACCATGGAGGTCCTCAGAGCGATTGAGCCTAGATACATGCAGGAGGGCTTCTTAGTGCTCCAG GTTCTGGAGTTGCAGGTATCGGCACAGGACGTGGAACGTGAGCAACGCACGCAACTGAAGCGCTGGAAGAAGAAGCACGGCGAGCCCGGCCCCAAACTCCCTCAGAGAATGCACAGTGCTCGCGCCATCATAGCCACCAAGCCTCATACACACCAAGACCTCCGCCAGAAACCCACCATTATGGTCCAGTACCCATCGGTCCCTGAGGAGAAGTCCGAGCCGAACCTcaggaagaagagagggagcCTGAAGAAAAACCAAGCCCTCATTCCGAACCCCTACGCGCTACCTGGCGAGTCTAAACCTAGTCAGATATTGGACATACAGCTTCTGAACCAGGAAAATCTCAATCTTGTACTTCCAAATACACCATCACATCCACCACGGCTCCCTACAATGCAGGAAAatcaggtcgaagagacgagcACTTCTACAGAGCGACTCGTGCAGCGTCCTCGAATTCCTCCATCGACAAGAAACTGGCGGAATCTATCCCTCTGCAACATCTATCCCTCCTAA